One stretch of Microvirga lotononidis DNA includes these proteins:
- a CDS encoding aa3-type cytochrome c oxidase subunit IV, with translation MADTKHAPHGGYSPDMDGRAHEATYHGFVQFAEIATAVIICHVLALAVGGIKHAWLTAIFGVILSLVAGGIGAMAPSVGVRAPAAVGILLVLALILY, from the coding sequence ATGGCCGATACAAAACATGCGCCGCACGGGGGCTATAGTCCGGATATGGACGGCCGCGCTCACGAGGCGACCTATCACGGATTTGTCCAGTTTGCCGAAATCGCCACCGCCGTCATCATCTGCCATGTGCTTGCGCTGGCCGTCGGCGGCATCAAGCATGCCTGGCTCACGGCGATCTTCGGCGTAATCCTCTCGCTCGTCGCGGGCGGCATCGGCGCGATGGCTCCCTCCGTGGGCGTGCGGGCTCCGGCGGCCGTCGGAATCCTCCTCGTTCTGGCGCTCATCCTCTATTGA
- a CDS encoding 5-(carboxyamino)imidazole ribonucleotide synthase — protein MIRPGCTLGILGGGQLGRMIAMAAAQLGLKTHIYAPEENSPAFEVATEYTIAAYEDEANLVRFAKAVDVVTYEFENVPSETAAILSSHALLAPNAQALAVSQDRFLEKSFIAGLEIAVAPFAPVSSEAELAEAVERIGRPAVLKTRRFGYDGKGQVKITSDTDPVAAWEEIGRAASILEGFVPFEREVSVVAARTAAGAFAAYDLCANEHRNHILDTTRVPAGVSPQTEEQAFRIARSIAEALDYVGVLAVELFLVTEDGSERLVVNEIAPRVHNSGHWTHGGATTSQFEQHVRAVCGWPLGDAARLGRVEMKNLIGHDADAWEEILAEPGAHLHLYGKTEARAGRKMGHVTRVVPERG, from the coding sequence ATGATCCGTCCCGGCTGCACCCTCGGCATTCTCGGCGGCGGCCAGCTCGGCCGCATGATCGCCATGGCGGCGGCGCAGCTCGGCCTGAAAACCCATATCTACGCGCCGGAGGAGAACAGCCCGGCCTTCGAGGTAGCGACCGAGTACACCATCGCGGCCTATGAAGACGAGGCGAACCTGGTGCGCTTCGCCAAGGCCGTGGATGTGGTGACCTACGAGTTCGAGAACGTGCCGAGCGAGACGGCCGCGATCCTGAGCTCCCACGCGCTGCTCGCCCCCAACGCGCAGGCCTTGGCCGTGTCGCAGGACCGGTTTCTCGAAAAGAGCTTCATCGCAGGCCTCGAAATCGCGGTCGCGCCTTTCGCACCCGTGTCCAGCGAAGCCGAGCTGGCGGAGGCCGTCGAACGCATCGGCCGGCCCGCCGTGCTCAAGACCCGCCGCTTCGGCTACGACGGCAAGGGACAGGTGAAGATCACGTCCGATACCGATCCCGTCGCGGCCTGGGAGGAGATCGGACGCGCCGCCTCCATCCTGGAGGGCTTCGTGCCCTTCGAGCGGGAAGTCTCCGTGGTGGCCGCCCGCACCGCTGCGGGCGCGTTCGCGGCCTATGACCTGTGCGCCAACGAGCATCGCAATCACATCCTGGACACCACCCGGGTGCCGGCCGGGGTCTCGCCGCAAACGGAGGAGCAGGCCTTCCGCATCGCCCGCTCCATTGCGGAAGCCCTGGACTACGTGGGCGTGCTCGCGGTCGAACTGTTTCTGGTCACCGAGGACGGCTCCGAGCGCCTCGTGGTGAACGAGATCGCCCCTCGGGTGCACAATTCCGGCCATTGGACGCACGGCGGCGCCACGACCTCGCAGTTCGAGCAGCATGTGAGGGCGGTCTGCGGCTGGCCCCTGGGCGACGCCGCCCGCCTCGGCCGGGTCGAGATGAAGAACCTGATCGGGCACGATGCGGATGCCTGGGAGGAAATCCTGGCCGAGCCGGGAGCACATCTGCACCTCTACGGCAAGACCGAAGCCCGCGCGGGCCGCAAGATGGGACACGTCACCCGGGTAGTCCCGGAACGGGGCTGA
- a CDS encoding GNAT family N-acetyltransferase has translation MAPITLRTALPADRDAVIELIHQLNVFEADLVGDRRRDYGAAAEYYDELIQRLSRRNGRIVLAVADGVTVGAMGFSLDQDAAYVADGFRNHGTVTDLIVHGDWRGRGIGQMFLKEAERLTREAGLKRLFIGVLAANERAERTYRAFGFEPYVSILSKEL, from the coding sequence ATGGCTCCCATCACCCTTCGCACCGCCCTCCCGGCCGACCGGGATGCCGTCATCGAGCTGATCCACCAGCTCAATGTCTTCGAGGCCGATCTCGTGGGCGACCGGCGGCGGGACTATGGGGCTGCGGCGGAATATTACGACGAGCTGATTCAGCGCCTGTCCCGACGCAACGGCCGGATCGTCCTGGCGGTGGCGGACGGGGTGACTGTCGGCGCCATGGGCTTCTCGCTCGACCAGGATGCCGCCTATGTGGCCGACGGTTTCCGCAATCACGGCACGGTGACGGACCTGATCGTGCACGGCGACTGGCGCGGGCGCGGGATCGGCCAGATGTTCCTGAAGGAAGCCGAGCGCCTGACCCGGGAGGCAGGGCTCAAGCGCCTCTTCATCGGCGTTCTCGCGGCCAATGAGCGGGCCGAGCGCACCTACCGCGCCTTTGGCTTCGAGCCTTACGTTTCGATCCTGTCGAAGGAACTCTGA
- a CDS encoding glycosyltransferase, translating into MKIAFVHQNFPGQFLRLARTFVAEGHEVVGLGMVKQCSIPGVKYFSYDAVPGPEDAPYQNRYSPVIPRLRRAYGVAHKAKALAEQGFEPDVVVVNTGWGENLFLKDVWPKARHIAYFEYYYHAKGQDLDFDPEFPVTDEEVIWRLRLKNSMQLGALDAADAAVAPTRYQRDTFPTYLRDRLAIIHDGIDTQRLQPDPNVRIQLGEGGPQLTREKPVVTYVTRNIEPMRGAHVVFKSLPYLLDIDPELRVVVIGGRGTSYSGSAPKGQTWFDVFKSRIERPVDWSRVHFVGNLPYDQFARVLQVSSAHVYMTYPFVLSWSSIEAMALECRIVASDTEPVREIIQDGVNGRLFPFFDEKALAERVRETLTDKEKSAALAAEARRIAIEKYDYETVSLPRWREFLGIL; encoded by the coding sequence ATGAAAATCGCTTTCGTTCACCAGAACTTCCCGGGTCAGTTCCTTCGTCTGGCCAGAACCTTCGTGGCCGAGGGGCATGAGGTCGTGGGGCTGGGAATGGTCAAGCAATGCTCCATCCCGGGGGTGAAGTACTTTTCCTACGATGCGGTCCCCGGTCCGGAGGATGCGCCCTATCAGAACCGCTACTCCCCGGTCATCCCGCGCCTGCGCCGGGCCTATGGCGTCGCCCACAAGGCCAAGGCTCTCGCCGAACAGGGGTTCGAGCCGGACGTGGTGGTGGTCAATACGGGCTGGGGCGAGAACCTGTTTCTGAAGGACGTCTGGCCCAAGGCCCGACACATCGCCTATTTCGAATATTACTACCATGCCAAGGGACAGGATCTCGATTTCGATCCCGAGTTCCCGGTCACGGACGAGGAGGTGATCTGGCGCCTGCGCCTGAAGAACTCCATGCAGCTCGGCGCCCTCGATGCCGCCGATGCGGCCGTGGCGCCGACCCGCTACCAGCGGGACACTTTCCCGACCTATCTGCGGGACCGTCTTGCCATCATCCATGACGGGATCGACACCCAGAGGCTTCAGCCCGATCCTAACGTCAGGATCCAGCTCGGCGAGGGCGGGCCGCAGCTCACGCGCGAGAAGCCCGTCGTCACCTACGTGACCCGCAACATCGAGCCCATGCGCGGCGCTCACGTGGTCTTCAAGAGCCTGCCCTACCTGCTCGACATCGATCCCGAGCTTCGCGTGGTCGTGATCGGCGGCCGGGGAACGAGCTATTCCGGCTCCGCACCGAAGGGCCAGACATGGTTCGACGTCTTCAAATCCCGAATCGAGCGGCCGGTGGACTGGTCCCGGGTCCATTTCGTCGGAAACCTGCCATACGACCAGTTCGCCAGGGTCCTGCAGGTCTCCTCGGCCCATGTCTACATGACCTATCCTTTCGTGCTCTCCTGGTCCTCCATCGAGGCCATGGCGCTGGAATGCCGGATCGTGGCCTCGGATACGGAGCCGGTCCGCGAGATCATCCAGGACGGGGTCAACGGACGGCTCTTCCCCTTCTTCGACGAGAAAGCGCTGGCGGAGCGCGTGCGCGAGACGCTGACGGACAAGGAGAAGTCCGCCGCCCTAGCCGCGGAGGCTCGCCGGATCGCCATTGAGAAATATGATTACGAGACCGTCAGCCTGCCCCGGTGGCGCGAGTTCCTGGGGATCCTATGA
- the rpsU gene encoding 30S ribosomal protein S21 — protein MQVLVRDNNVDQALRALKKKMQREGIFREMKLRGHYEKPSEKKAREKAEAVRRARKLIRKRMQREGLLPSKPRPTR, from the coding sequence GTGCAGGTTCTTGTCCGGGATAACAACGTCGATCAGGCGCTCCGCGCTCTCAAGAAGAAGATGCAGCGTGAGGGCATCTTCCGCGAGATGAAGCTCCGCGGTCACTACGAGAAGCCGTCTGAGAAGAAGGCCCGCGAGAAGGCTGAGGCCGTTCGCCGCGCTCGCAAGCTGATCCGCAAGCGCATGCAGCGCGAAGGCCTGCTGCCTTCGAAGCCCCGTCCGACCCGCTAA
- a CDS encoding Re/Si-specific NAD(P)(+) transhydrogenase subunit alpha, translating into MRIAVLSETDGAETRVSATPETVKKYKSLGADVVVQAGAGTKAGIPDAEFEAAGASIAATAQDALKDADVVLKVRRPAEGELTGVKPGALVIAIMDPYGQDAALKALADARVSAFAMELMPRITRAQVMDVLSSQANLAGYRAVIDGSAEYGRAMPMMMTAAGTVPAARVFVMGAGVAGLQAIATARRLGAVVTATDVRPAAKEQVESLGAKFIAVEDDEFKQAETAGGYAKEMSDAYKAKQAELVASHIAKQDIVITTALIPGRPAPKLVSRAMVESMKPGSVIVDLAVERGGNCELAQAGQVVDHNGVKIVGHLNVPGRLAASASSLYAKNLYAFVETLVDKETKALAVKWDDELVKATCLTRDGAIVHTAFQPTA; encoded by the coding sequence ATGCGGATCGCCGTTCTCTCCGAAACCGATGGAGCGGAGACGCGTGTTTCCGCCACCCCTGAAACGGTCAAGAAATACAAAAGCCTCGGCGCGGATGTCGTCGTCCAGGCCGGGGCCGGCACCAAGGCCGGCATTCCCGATGCCGAGTTCGAGGCCGCGGGCGCTTCGATCGCCGCGACGGCCCAGGACGCCCTGAAGGATGCCGATGTCGTCCTCAAGGTCCGCCGCCCTGCCGAGGGCGAGCTGACGGGCGTCAAGCCTGGCGCCCTCGTCATCGCCATCATGGACCCCTACGGCCAGGACGCCGCGCTCAAGGCCCTGGCCGACGCGCGGGTCTCCGCCTTCGCCATGGAGCTGATGCCCCGCATCACCCGCGCGCAGGTCATGGACGTCCTGTCCTCCCAGGCCAATCTCGCCGGCTACCGGGCCGTCATCGACGGTTCCGCCGAATACGGCCGCGCCATGCCGATGATGATGACGGCGGCCGGCACCGTGCCGGCGGCGCGCGTCTTCGTCATGGGCGCGGGCGTCGCCGGTCTCCAGGCCATCGCCACCGCCCGCCGCCTCGGCGCGGTCGTGACCGCCACCGACGTGCGCCCCGCCGCCAAGGAACAGGTGGAAAGCCTCGGCGCCAAGTTCATCGCGGTCGAGGACGACGAGTTCAAGCAGGCCGAGACCGCCGGCGGCTACGCCAAGGAAATGTCGGACGCCTACAAGGCCAAGCAGGCCGAGCTGGTCGCCTCCCACATCGCCAAGCAGGACATCGTCATCACCACGGCGCTCATTCCCGGCCGCCCGGCGCCGAAGCTCGTCTCCCGCGCCATGGTCGAATCCATGAAGCCCGGCTCGGTCATCGTCGATCTGGCGGTGGAGCGCGGCGGCAATTGCGAGCTGGCTCAGGCCGGCCAGGTGGTGGACCATAACGGCGTGAAGATCGTGGGCCACCTCAACGTGCCCGGACGCCTCGCCGCCAGCGCTTCCAGCCTGTACGCGAAGAACCTCTACGCCTTCGTCGAGACGCTGGTGGACAAGGAAACCAAGGCTCTGGCCGTGAAGTGGGACGACGAGCTGGTCAAGGCCACCTGCCTGACCCGCGACGGCGCCATCGTCCACACCGCCTTCCAGCCGACCGCTTAA
- a CDS encoding tetratricopeptide repeat protein, with amino-acid sequence MFAPSIRRFAPLSLTVVALGLSACSTVGGGPTQRIAVVEEDTQGTSTVNISSLSDVIQRNPNDPSAYNTRGAAYARVGNYSSAIADFTKAVQLDPNYAPAYTNRALALRQTSRNDQALSDFTRSIQADPNYGPAYIGRANLYRAQNQYQEALADLNMATRLLPESAEALHSRGLLYQRQGMHQQAILDFDATIDRNPFVGAPYAARGQSFVATNQFDKAIEDFNAALNVDNKDANSWAWRGVALERKGDRSQALESYQRALALDSSNSVARQGSSKLQGGVAGLFRS; translated from the coding sequence GTGTTCGCCCCATCGATTCGCCGTTTTGCCCCCCTGAGCCTGACCGTCGTCGCCCTCGGCCTGTCCGCCTGCAGCACCGTGGGCGGAGGTCCTACCCAGCGCATCGCCGTGGTGGAGGAAGACACGCAGGGCACGAGCACGGTCAACATCTCCTCCCTGTCGGACGTGATTCAGCGCAACCCGAACGACCCGAGCGCCTACAACACCCGCGGCGCCGCCTATGCCCGCGTGGGCAATTACAGCAGCGCCATCGCGGACTTCACCAAGGCGGTGCAGCTCGACCCGAATTACGCGCCGGCCTATACCAACCGCGCGCTCGCGCTGCGGCAGACGAGCCGTAACGACCAGGCGCTCTCCGACTTCACGCGCTCGATCCAGGCGGATCCGAATTACGGCCCGGCCTATATCGGCCGCGCCAACCTCTACCGCGCCCAGAACCAGTATCAGGAAGCGCTCGCCGACCTGAACATGGCGACCCGCCTGCTGCCCGAATCGGCCGAAGCGCTCCATTCGCGCGGCCTGCTCTACCAGCGCCAGGGCATGCACCAGCAGGCGATCCTGGACTTCGACGCCACCATCGACCGCAATCCCTTCGTGGGCGCTCCCTACGCGGCCCGCGGCCAGAGCTTCGTGGCGACGAACCAGTTCGATAAGGCCATCGAGGACTTCAACGCGGCCCTCAACGTCGACAACAAGGACGCCAATTCCTGGGCGTGGCGCGGCGTGGCCCTCGAGCGCAAGGGCGACCGGAGCCAGGCCCTTGAGAGTTATCAGCGCGCGCTGGCCCTCGACAGCAGCAACAGCGTCGCCCGCCAGGGCAGCTCCAAGCTCCAGGGCGGCGTCGCGGGCCTGTTCCGCTCGTAA
- a CDS encoding proton-translocating transhydrogenase family protein, with translation MATLTPEQAVEQARAAAEAARRSAEAAQTIADQVAEAAGNAAAVVTHGAVDPTVFRLAIFVLAIFVGYYVVWSVTPALHTPLMSVTNAISSVIVVGALLAVGVNVAPSLGDGPIWARALGFIGLVLASINIFGGFLVTQRMLAMYRKKG, from the coding sequence ATGGCAACGCTTACGCCCGAACAGGCCGTCGAGCAGGCCCGAGCGGCGGCAGAGGCTGCCCGCCGCTCGGCCGAGGCGGCTCAGACCATCGCCGACCAGGTGGCCGAGGCCGCCGGCAACGCCGCCGCCGTGGTGACCCACGGGGCCGTCGATCCGACCGTGTTCCGCCTCGCGATTTTCGTGCTGGCGATCTTCGTCGGCTACTACGTGGTCTGGTCGGTGACCCCGGCGCTGCATACGCCGCTGATGTCGGTCACCAACGCCATCTCGTCGGTGATCGTAGTCGGCGCGCTGCTGGCGGTGGGCGTCAATGTGGCCCCTAGCCTCGGCGACGGGCCGATCTGGGCCCGGGCGCTCGGCTTCATCGGCCTCGTTCTTGCCAGCATCAACATCTTCGGCGGCTTCCTGGTGACCCAGCGCATGCTTGCCATGTACCGCAAGAAGGGGTGA
- a CDS encoding NAD(P)(+) transhydrogenase (Re/Si-specific) subunit beta, which translates to MSANLASILYLVSGVLFILALRGLSHPTTSRQGNLYGMVGMGIAILTTLFVSPPSGFGGWALVILGLAIGGGIGAVVARRVPMTAMPQLVAAFHSLVGLAAVLVAAGALYAPQAFGIGSVGTIHGGSLFEMALGVAIGAITFTGSVIAFLKLDGRMSGKPILLPSRHLINIALGVLLLVLLVVFIRTESHAAFWLIVLVSFVLGVTLIIPIGGADMPVVVSMLNSYSGWAAAGIGFTLGNLALIITGALVGSSGAILSYIMCKGMNRSFISVILGGFGGETAAAASGAVETRPVKQGSADDAAFIMKNAAKVIIVPGYGMAVAQAQHALREMADELKSEGVEVKYAIHPVAGRMPGHMNVLLAEANVPYDEVFELEDINGEFAQADVAFVIGANDVTNPAAKTDPSSPIFGMPILDVERAKTVLFIKRGMGSGYAGVENELFFRDNTMMLFGDAKKVVDEILKNL; encoded by the coding sequence ATGTCGGCCAATCTAGCCTCGATCCTCTACCTCGTCTCCGGCGTCCTGTTCATCCTGGCGCTGCGCGGCCTGTCTCACCCCACCACCTCCCGGCAGGGCAACCTCTACGGCATGGTCGGCATGGGGATCGCGATCCTCACCACCCTGTTCGTCTCCCCGCCGAGCGGGTTCGGCGGCTGGGCGCTTGTGATCCTGGGGTTGGCCATCGGCGGCGGCATCGGCGCCGTGGTCGCCCGGCGGGTGCCGATGACGGCGATGCCGCAGCTGGTCGCAGCCTTCCACTCCCTGGTGGGCCTCGCGGCCGTGCTGGTCGCGGCGGGCGCCCTCTACGCCCCGCAGGCCTTCGGCATCGGCTCGGTCGGCACCATCCATGGCGGCTCGCTGTTCGAGATGGCCCTGGGCGTCGCCATCGGGGCCATCACCTTCACCGGCTCCGTGATCGCGTTCCTGAAGCTCGACGGCCGCATGTCTGGCAAGCCGATCCTGCTGCCGAGCCGGCACCTGATCAACATCGCCCTCGGCGTTCTGCTGCTGGTTCTGCTCGTCGTCTTCATCCGCACCGAGAGCCACGCGGCCTTCTGGCTGATCGTGCTGGTCTCCTTCGTGCTCGGCGTGACGCTGATCATCCCCATCGGCGGCGCCGACATGCCGGTGGTCGTGTCCATGCTCAACTCCTATTCCGGCTGGGCGGCGGCGGGCATCGGCTTCACCCTTGGCAACCTCGCGCTCATCATCACGGGTGCGCTGGTCGGCTCCTCGGGCGCGATCCTGTCCTACATCATGTGCAAGGGCATGAACCGTTCCTTCATCTCGGTGATCCTCGGCGGCTTCGGCGGCGAGACGGCCGCCGCCGCGAGCGGCGCGGTCGAGACACGGCCCGTCAAGCAGGGCTCGGCGGACGACGCTGCCTTCATCATGAAGAACGCCGCCAAGGTCATCATCGTGCCGGGCTACGGCATGGCGGTCGCTCAGGCGCAGCATGCGCTTCGCGAGATGGCCGACGAGCTGAAATCCGAAGGCGTCGAGGTGAAGTACGCCATCCACCCGGTGGCGGGCCGCATGCCCGGCCACATGAACGTGCTGCTGGCGGAAGCCAACGTTCCCTACGATGAGGTGTTCGAGCTCGAGGACATCAACGGCGAGTTCGCGCAGGCCGACGTCGCCTTCGTCATCGGCGCCAATGACGTAACGAACCCGGCCGCCAAGACCGATCCGTCCTCGCCGATCTTCGGCATGCCGATCCTCGACGTGGAGCGCGCCAAGACCGTGTTGTTCATCAAGCGAGGCATGGGCTCCGGCTATGCCGGCGTCGAGAACGAGCTGTTCTTCCGCGACAACACCATGATGCTCTTCGGCGATGCCAAGAAGGTCGTGGACGAGATCCTGAAGAATCTCTGA
- a CDS encoding nucleotidyltransferase family protein, whose protein sequence is MNPAAPLRTIADIEHLLEAHADLHALLSHVDSLGLPDGWIGAGFIRNAVWDVLHGRAIDISRLNDVDVVFLDPADVSKERNAILEARLRSLAPDVTWQVRNQARMHQPNGDAPYRSTCDAIACWPETATAIAARSVDGKIEVMAPHGIQDPLNLIVRPTPAFAHKMAVYRERVASKDWPARWPGLNVITTWDEAYPDPQSSFDRIET, encoded by the coding sequence ATGAACCCCGCCGCTCCCCTGCGCACCATCGCCGATATAGAGCATCTTCTCGAAGCTCATGCGGACCTGCATGCGCTTCTTTCGCATGTGGACAGCCTCGGGCTTCCCGATGGCTGGATCGGCGCCGGCTTCATCCGTAATGCCGTCTGGGATGTGCTGCACGGGCGTGCCATCGACATCTCCCGTCTCAATGACGTGGACGTGGTTTTCCTGGACCCTGCCGATGTGAGCAAGGAACGGAACGCGATTCTCGAAGCCCGGCTCCGAAGCCTTGCTCCGGACGTGACTTGGCAGGTGAGAAACCAGGCACGCATGCACCAGCCCAACGGGGACGCGCCTTACCGGAGCACATGCGACGCAATTGCCTGCTGGCCGGAGACCGCCACTGCGATCGCGGCGCGATCGGTCGATGGGAAAATCGAGGTGATGGCGCCGCACGGAATCCAGGATCCTCTGAACCTGATCGTGAGACCGACGCCGGCCTTTGCGCACAAGATGGCCGTCTATCGCGAGCGAGTTGCGAGCAAGGACTGGCCCGCCCGCTGGCCTGGGTTGAATGTGATCACGACCTGGGACGAGGCCTATCCCGATCCTCAGAGTTCCTTCGACAGGATCGAAACGTAA
- a CDS encoding ABC1 kinase family protein, which translates to MSDSDREANRFSARAARYARVGANMGGVAARMAGSRLFGGDARDASNAAVLAQALGGLKGPIMKVAQLLATIPDLIPPEYAAELQKLQSEAPPMGAAFVKRRMQAELGPQWQSRFGSFDLTPAAAASLGQVHRATTKEGEKLACKLQYPDMQSAVEADLSQLELVFALHRRMDPAIDTREIAKEIGERVREELDYEREAKHAALYARTLADVGEVRVPRVHPEISTKRLLSLEWLEGEKILGFTEAPVEIRNRLAVAMFKAWWHPFSHAAVIHGDPHLGNYTVFSEGGEARGINLLDYGCIRIFHPRFVGGVVDLYRGLQTDDRARVVHAYETWGFKSLSNELIDILNIWARFIYAPLLDDRIRTVADGVKPGEYGRRQAFEVHKALKEKGPVTVPREFVFMDRAAVGLGAVFLHLKAELNYHRLFENEIERFSLENLEQKQKEALAASGLPNPM; encoded by the coding sequence ATGTCCGATTCCGATCGCGAAGCGAACCGCTTCTCCGCGCGTGCCGCCCGTTACGCCCGTGTGGGCGCCAATATGGGCGGAGTCGCGGCCCGCATGGCCGGCTCACGGCTGTTCGGGGGCGATGCGCGCGACGCATCCAACGCGGCGGTGCTGGCCCAGGCGCTCGGCGGGCTCAAGGGGCCGATCATGAAGGTGGCGCAGCTGCTCGCCACCATCCCGGACCTCATCCCGCCCGAATATGCCGCAGAGCTGCAGAAGCTCCAGAGCGAGGCGCCGCCCATGGGGGCGGCCTTCGTGAAACGGCGCATGCAGGCGGAGCTGGGTCCCCAGTGGCAGAGCCGGTTCGGCTCCTTTGACCTCACCCCGGCGGCGGCTGCATCCCTCGGTCAGGTCCATCGGGCGACCACGAAGGAGGGCGAGAAGCTCGCCTGCAAGCTCCAATATCCCGACATGCAATCCGCCGTGGAGGCGGATCTGAGCCAGCTCGAACTCGTCTTTGCCCTCCATCGCCGCATGGATCCCGCCATCGACACGCGCGAGATCGCCAAGGAGATCGGCGAGCGAGTGCGCGAGGAACTCGATTACGAGCGGGAGGCGAAGCACGCGGCGCTCTATGCCCGGACCCTCGCCGACGTGGGGGAGGTCCGGGTGCCGCGCGTCCATCCGGAGATCTCGACCAAGCGCCTCCTGTCCCTCGAATGGCTCGAGGGCGAGAAGATCCTCGGGTTCACCGAAGCGCCGGTCGAGATCCGCAACCGGCTGGCGGTCGCCATGTTCAAGGCCTGGTGGCATCCCTTCAGCCATGCGGCCGTCATCCACGGCGATCCGCATCTCGGCAATTACACGGTCTTCTCCGAAGGCGGAGAGGCGCGGGGGATCAACCTCCTCGATTACGGCTGCATCCGCATCTTCCATCCCCGGTTCGTCGGCGGCGTGGTCGATCTCTATCGTGGGCTCCAGACCGACGACCGCGCCCGCGTGGTCCATGCCTACGAGACCTGGGGGTTCAAGAGCCTCTCGAACGAGCTGATCGACATTCTCAACATCTGGGCCCGCTTCATCTACGCCCCGCTCCTCGACGACCGGATCCGCACCGTGGCCGACGGCGTGAAGCCCGGCGAATACGGCCGCCGCCAGGCCTTCGAGGTTCACAAGGCCCTGAAGGAGAAGGGGCCGGTCACCGTCCCGCGCGAGTTCGTGTTCATGGACCGGGCCGCCGTGGGCTTGGGCGCGGTCTTCCTGCACCTGAAGGCCGAGCTGAACTACCACCGGCTGTTCGAGAACGAGATCGAGCGCTTTTCGCTGGAGAACCTTGAGCAGAAGCAGAAAGAGGCCCTGGCCGCTTCCGGTTTACCAAATCCTATGTAA
- the purE gene encoding 5-(carboxyamino)imidazole ribonucleotide mutase: protein MARPPIAIIMGSQSDWATMRHAAETLDALGVPYDTRIVSAHRTPDRLVAFAKGARAEGFQVIIAGAGGAAHLPGMTAAMTPLPVFGVPVESKALSGQDSLLSIVQMPAGIPVGTLAIGRAGAVNAALLAAAVLALHDPALSQRLDEWRKRQSESVAERPSNEG, encoded by the coding sequence ATGGCGCGTCCCCCTATTGCCATCATCATGGGCAGCCAGTCCGACTGGGCCACCATGCGCCACGCGGCCGAGACGCTCGATGCCCTGGGCGTTCCTTATGACACCCGCATCGTCTCCGCGCACCGCACGCCGGACCGGCTCGTGGCCTTCGCCAAGGGAGCCAGGGCGGAAGGCTTTCAGGTCATCATCGCGGGAGCCGGAGGAGCCGCCCACCTGCCCGGCATGACCGCCGCTATGACCCCCCTGCCCGTCTTCGGCGTGCCGGTGGAATCGAAGGCTCTCTCCGGCCAGGACAGTCTGCTCTCCATCGTACAGATGCCTGCCGGCATTCCGGTGGGCACGCTCGCGATCGGGCGCGCGGGCGCGGTGAATGCCGCCCTGCTCGCGGCCGCCGTTCTGGCCCTGCACGATCCCGCCCTCAGCCAGCGCCTCGATGAATGGCGGAAGCGCCAGAGCGAGAGCGTGGCCGAGCGCCCCTCCAACGAAGGCTGA